The DNA region ATAACAAATTTTTGTTGAATATTTAATGTTAAAAATTTGAAGGAGGGCTCGGCATGAAGGGCGATAAGAAATCAGCGTTAGACCCAAGAATTGTGCGAACGCGTCAGTTAATCCGAGGTGCGTTTGTTGAATTGCTGAAGGAAATGGATATCGAAAAAATGTCGGTAAATAAAATTGCAAAACGTGCGACAATCAGTCGAGTAACTTTCTATCTGCACTATAACGATATCACGGATATGTTGGAGAAGATCGCCGATGAGATGATTCAGCACATTGAGCAAATTGTGGATGTATATGCTCCTGAATTTGAGAAGAAAAGAACGGAAGAGGCTTGGCCGGTTTTGGTGAAACTACTTGAACATTTTGCAGAAAACTCTGAGTTCTATCAAGTGGTACTTACCACGAAGCGCACACCGATTTTCACAGAACGACTTCTCAAATTGTTCAGTAGACTGGTCCAAGCTAAAAACGATCGAGTAGAAGTGGTCGGTCAACAAAATGAATCCGGTAATCACAAAGAGATTGCAATATGGTACGGTTCTTCCGCCCTGATTGGAACTATTGATGCCTGGTTGCGACATGATATGCCTTATTCACCCCATTACCTTGCTAAACGTCTTATACTTCTAATGACCTGATACAATTAAACTACAATCCACATACGGCAAACGTTGTCAGGTGTGAAGAAAATAATTTATTCCTCGCTCCATCCATACCTAATAGAGGAGGAATAATGTAATGAAACATAGTGTAGAGCGCATCTATGTGAGAATTCGGAAGGTCTAAGATAAATTTTAGTTGGTATGCTCATGGATTTTTTATGGAATTATCCCCGTTCATCCTTGATTCATCAGATGCTAGCTGGATTCTTTCGTGGAATAGTATGATCGTTCTAGATAAACGTAATACAATTGGCATTAGAACAT from Paenibacillus sp. JNUCC-31 includes:
- a CDS encoding TetR/AcrR family transcriptional regulator, with product MKGDKKSALDPRIVRTRQLIRGAFVELLKEMDIEKMSVNKIAKRATISRVTFYLHYNDITDMLEKIADEMIQHIEQIVDVYAPEFEKKRTEEAWPVLVKLLEHFAENSEFYQVVLTTKRTPIFTERLLKLFSRLVQAKNDRVEVVGQQNESGNHKEIAIWYGSSALIGTIDAWLRHDMPYSPHYLAKRLILLMT